Within the Gossypium raimondii isolate GPD5lz chromosome 12, ASM2569854v1, whole genome shotgun sequence genome, the region CGGTTGTAGCAATTGGTCTTCATggaaaaactaacaaaattttattacataagATATGAAACTTTTCTCAGTATAAATTGAACCTAAGCCTGCCCCAGACTCACCGCAGCCAAACATTTTGACAATAAAGTTAAACCTTATCATCATAGGCCAGTATGTAATGCAAGAAAAGCCATACACTGCATAAGTGAACATTAAAAGATCCTTGCCATTCTTAAGCATCAAGTATGACATTACAGCTAGATATTGTACTGAAGAAATACATAAATAGCTTCAACCCCAGCTACCAGGACAAGTTCAGACAGCTTAACAATGAAACAAAATCAAGCAAATAAATATCGAATTGAGTGACAACACATAACATAACCTAGACATTACATGACCATTACAACTTGTGAGTTTCTTCCACTGAATATGTTGTTAGTGCCACAAATCATATCCTGGaagtataaaaataacttacGCTTTTCTTATTCCTGACCCTCACCAGTAACTTTTTTCTCCTGCAAGTTCTTTGCATGCTTTCCTTAACAACACGTCCTAAAGAAAAACGATAATATAACTTCTAGTTTTACATTGGAGGAACACCTAAATAATCTTAAGAGAATTCCAGAAGAAAATGACATGCTCCTATAATCTTTCTTCAGCCACCCCAAATTTCAATGGTCCTGAAAATTTTGCCTTTACTGAACTCGGAGAACTACTATTGCACGCAAAGCCTATCAAAGCTAAGATATAGTTAGATTCTCTGAGAAATACACTAACTAAAAGCATGAAACATGAGAAATACATTGGTGACAATGAAAACTAGTCAGAAAATATAATACCAGTGACTAAATAGTTATAAACATTTCCACAATATAAACCATCATAATGCCCTCCCAAATCAATACGACCATAATCCATGGATAGAAGAATAAATGCATGGAAATAATCTAAAGGGCCATGCGAGCATAACATTTGAGTGTATGGGACTTCAAAGAAAAGAAGGCATAAATATGATTACTTTGACTAAATACTTCGCTACCAAATCCACACAAATTATACAGGTAATTTATCGACCAATGCTGCCAGCCTGCAGGTCCTATCCTAAAACTCTAAAAGAGCATCATCACATAGATGAAAATACCATGGACCAAAGGTCTGTAACCAAACTAACCAAACATTCCAAAAGCTCTCAGGTGAGATTGTATTAGCAGTTAAACTAATTTCATGATCATAACACACAAGAAATTGAACTATAATCCCAATTCTCAACTACCCAAATAAAGGCCAAGACAAAGACAAAGCACCAGTAAAGGGGATACAATAATACACATACTGTTggcggggggggggggggattaCTCACAGTTCTCAATCCAGATCTTCTTGCCTGGTCTCCGCATTATCGCCTGATCCTGAACCCGACCCACGAGCCCTAAATGGCCAAGGAAGCGATATCCTGAAACTCCTCTCCACCGTTCGATTATCCCCGGCAGACCTCTGCGCATTATCGGCAAGACCACTACTACTACCATCATTGCCACCACCAGTCCCCTGTGCACCACGAACCCTCCTCTCATAATCAGGATCATCTGTAGGCAACTCGTGACGACACACAGGGCAAGAGTTATGCAATTCGAGCCACGGAAATATGCAATCCTTATGATAAAGATGCTTGCAGGGCATCTGTTTTGCTTCAGTCCCATCCTCGAATTCGTCCATACAAACTGCGCACTGGTTGAACTCCGAACTCAAGTTATGCTTCGAAATGTTCACCGAAGGTAGCGTGTCCATGGCTGATTTCGATGCTGGTGGGGTTCCGTACCGATTAGGGTCGTTTTCGGCCAGCTGCTGGATCAGTTGCTCGAGGCCCGGTCCGATGAAATAATCACCGATGTTCACAGGAATCCGAAAGCCCGGCTCGGACGGATTGCTTTGAATCACGAACTCGATCTGCGCCCCGCGTGAACGTAGATCGCTGAGATGACCTTGAATGAAGGCAAATGGATCGAAAGCGAACGGGTCGCCACTGCCAGAACGGGTCGACCCGACGGAAGCAGGggatgatgaagaggaggaagGAAAAAGGAGCTGGAGGAAGGAGGAGACAGGATCCGACATCGTCAAATAGGGGTCAGAGAATGGGTTAAAGTTCGGGTTCGGGTCATGGAAGGCGGATCCTGgattaaggttagggttttcgTATTCTTCGAGAAATCCCTCGTTGCATAAGGGACAAGAGGGGTCAGATGAAGGGGAGATAGTTATACTGACGGTACGGTTGCATTGGTGGCAAAAGAACTGCTTATTGTTTACGCCGACGGTGCTAGCGCCGCCGACGCTGCTGACGTCCCCGACGAACGACATGTTTGGGGTATGGGAAATGGTTTCAAAGAGACGGACAAAGAGCGATAAAATTTTGCTTTTAAGGTTTTCCTTAAAGAAATGTTTCTCTCTCTCTTATGCTTTACGGCGTCGGCCAGATATTTCAGTTTTCACTTTCAGGGCTTTTCTACCGACTTTAATTAAggctaaagattaaaaaaaatcttaataaaaagAGGTAAAATACAACAACATTCACTCAACtttgactaaaataataaaacagtcactaaattttgaaaagtgacACCCAAGCCCATTTCCCGTTATAGACGTAACAGACAATAGACGTGGCCCATTAGAGTGTCACGTTAGAGGAGTTGAAAGATGTTGAAGCGGGAAGTGGACATGACTGGTTTGAAGAGGTTAGTAAAATGAGTTTTGAGATACCCATGTGatcttcctttcttcttcttcttccggATGCTCATGTCCAATGTAACTAGTTAACGAGCCACGTCACCTGCCTCGTAACTAAAAATGTTAGTGGGTGATTGATTGTCACTTTTTGATAACGTTAGtaactattttgttattttaatcaaagttGAGTAATTGTTGATGTACTTTAccctaaaaaaatcaattaagattTTACCAATACTtggtgtttaaaaaaaattaattgactCATCCTATTAATGAAGATCTATCactaattgatttaattgttaGATGTAATTAACATAAATCTTAAGAAGTTGACATATGTGCAAACtgcataaaaatatattgacgTGATATACCatgtcaataaaaataaaaaaaatattttttaaaatatatatatgtgtagaATTAGGAGAAGCAAAATTCCATTCgattaaaaaaatcgaaaaacttttcaatttttgagttaatcgaattgagttattcaattttttcgagtcaactcgaataagtaatttgagtttcgagttcgagtcgagttaaattttataattcgaataactcgaataatttgaataattcgaatagcagattggtgtaaatactcCTTTGCTCCCTGCCAATTTTGAATATAAACAAATTGATctcttttaacaaaaattacaaaaagatttaaaataattttaaaattcaaaatatttataaaaactccaaaatttatatttttaaaattataaaattaaaaatatatataaagaaagttaaaattttaaaacttttctaaaataataattttaggactaaataagttaattaacgattcaagtttatcatatctttttttatttgaaaaagttttcaaatatatacggtttcaaatttatgtgctccaacatgaaattaattatattgtaacgagattttaatttgacatattcaattttttaatttaacttgaataatttcacttgattcgacttaacttgaatttcatttcacatGACTCGATTTGAAAAACTTGTaaatcaagttaggatgataaaataggactcgtcaactcgattaactccaatttttttactcgattcgatTAAACGCTTAcctttattttgaatgaatctGAACAAATGGACATTCACATTTATCTgaatataaatatctatttgtCTAGATTCATTCTATATGTGGTtactaaaaaatcataaaatattttttataaaaaattataagttattaaaatggtaaaaattttaaaataatgaaaataacttacaaaattaataaaaaatttaagggaaaatatttggtacacgATTAGTGGAGTTTTTCAACTCCACAAGTAGGGTCAAGGGGTTGATAAATGTCCTATAAGAGTTGATACCCTCAATAGTGCTGAGTTGAAGAGGATTGAGGTTTTTCCCAGTGGTATCGCGATATTAGCTATGGATATCGCAATACCCAACTCCTAAGGACTTCCCCCATTTCAAGACTAGAGCTGATATCACGATACCTAGCCTTGAGTGTCGCGATATCACTGTCGAAGGGAGACAAAAAATGACCAGAAGGGTAATCTTTGTCCAACATGTCCCCCAATAAAAAAGACAGGCTCAGGGGCAAATTGGTCAATAAAATTGGGTCtgatatatgttaaaaatgccaaaatatTGGATGGAGAGAGAGAAAGCCACTTAGACACTAGACTTAGAATAGTTTTCTCTTAGTTTTCTCTTCATCTGCTTTAGAGTTTAGTTTTCTCCATAGCTGTAGCACTTAGCTTTCTGCAATTTCTTTGTTTTCCTAGCATTTTCTTAGGTAGTTAAGTTAGTTGTTACTGTAACTGAGATTTATTTACAGATTTAGTACTTTAAAATTTGTTGTAATCTCATTTTAATATTGAGTTCATTTTCTCAAGTAAAAATCCtacattttatcttctttttatgTTAATGGATTTCATGGTTACTTCTTTGTTGTTTGTTAGTTTAGAACTGGTAACGAGTAGCTAAATATTTaggggttggttgatggaaataTTGGGTAATTGATTTTTGGGTTcgatgactaaattgcaaaattagactaaatcaaataaacttaaaaacttaaGATTGACGCCCCAAAGCGAAAATCGAGATAAGTGAGATTGAAAGGAGATCTTATTGGGCACCAATTTGATAAGCCCTGGGTTAGTCGGTGGGGTCGAGAGATAACTCggactaatttgtctaatttggtaaaGTTTAGGCCAATAGATAAAATGGAGCCAATTTAGGAGTAATCGcaatttagatccctaattcGAAAGTCAACCAACCACATGGAAGTTAACCAACCACTCTCTGTTATCGTATTTACTCGTATTTGATAGTTGTGTggtttgctttctttacaatttagtccttttatgtTTTAGGTACTTAATCAGTTTTAATCAACTTCATTTATGGTTTGTTGTACTATAGTGGCTAGCTAGTAATTATTTAGACTTTTTAATTACATGTTTGTAGCTAGAATTCACTTAATTGCCAACTCATTTGGGTTCGATCCTCGCCAACTTCTTTGGGttcgatcctcggagtactcttGTACCCcgttgtacaaatatattacaaCTGACCTATCACACTTCCAGACACCACACGTAGTATTTGATTGATAGTTGTTTTAGTGTTGATTTCTCTTATGGTTCGCGAGGACGATGAGAGGTGGTCAATATATTAAAGAAGATTGAACGAAATATATTTCCCAAAAGTTCTTCTTTACTCTTGACCTTAAGAAGAATGGTAGCataatttttcaacaaatcCGTTCAAATGATAATTTGGAAATCTAGTAATCAATATTGATATGCGTTGGTTCTAGGATATTATGTGATGTTGTCACGAGGAAAGTAAATACGCGGTGTAATATTTTCCTTTAAGTGATGTTTTGTTCTATTGAGTTTTCCTGCTAAAGTTTTTTAATGAGGTAGCATCTTATACATTTAGAGATACGTGTACTCTTTttatttcactaattttttGAACAAGGTTTTAACAATGCATTTTATCTAGCAATGAATATTGAAGGAGAgtgttataaataattttattataaaatagatatcTATTAAAATAAGAGATTTGATATACCTTACGACTCTAATGTTCATTAGATATtcaattttatatcatttatactttttatatttataaatataaacatttgTAGAAATACTATTGATGTGTAAGTAATACatatttctctctttatttttcatttatgttgattatgttattgttaatataatatttattaattaattttattaaaggcAATCACTATTTTATATACTCTaattatacaataaatatatatatcctgaaaaaatcacatattaaattaggttacattaacttatattatttatatagtcGTAAGTGTTCTCGTCCATTTTATGGTTTGAGATTATTTTTGCTCAAGCCAGGTGATTTCAAGCAATGAAATCATTACTTGTACCAAAATGATACGATTATGTATACATGGAGGTAATGTTGGAATTCGTATGGCAAGCCTCTAAAAAATTAGAGAGGGGAGGTATGAAAAAGTTCTGGTGAATAGTGTTAAAGAATGAATGGGCACAAAACTTTAACTCTGTCACTCTTTAATCTCATtacttcttttaaaagaaaaataaaagaaaaaaagatttcCTCCAGCTCACATACATAATTCGTTAAATCCAGgggttggggggggggggggggctgGCTGTTGAGGTTGGATGTTGCCGCGTATTGAATTCAAGTATCTCTTCCTTCATCGTTGCGGCTCAGTCCAACGAGGGCCTCGTCTGGGATATACTTCCCCCAAAACCAGTGTTGCTTCCACACTTGGTTTATCTCTTCTATCGGCACGTTCTTTGTCTCCGGCAAGAAGTAGTAGACGAAGACCGTCATTATTACCACGAACCCggcaaagaaaaagaagagccCAAACTTCATATGGCAAAGCATGCTCAGGAATACTTGACCAATGATGAAGGTGAAGATCATGTTTACAGCCACGTTAATGCCTTGTCCTGCTGATCGGATTTCCAAGGGACAGATCTCACTTGGAACCAGCCATCCCAATGGTCCCCATGACCATGCAAATGCTGCCACGTATGCGCAGATGAACAGCAACAGTATGTTGGCATCCCACCTTGATAAGTCTCCATCTCCATTCACCCCAAACCTCACCGCAATCATCGTTCCTATTGCAATCTGTACATACATAATAATGTTAATCAATCAAACGGTGCATATATCGTAGATAAGCTTAAATGATGGTTAAAAGTAGTCTTATATATGTACCTGGAAAATGAACATTTGTGCGCCACCTTCGAGGAACAACATCCTTCGTCCGAACTTATCGACTGAATAGATGGAAACCATGGTGGCAAGGACATTAACGATGCCAGATATAACTGCGGACATGAGCGAGGCATCATCACCGAAACCCAAGGTCTTGAAGAGAACAGGTGCGTAGAACATAACGACGTTGATTCCGGTGAGCTGTTGGAAGAATGGGATGAGGATGCAGAGGACAAGTTGAGGCCTGTGTCTTGGTTGGAGGATGCTCGTCCATGGTTGATCCACCTTCTTGGCAGCTTCGGTGGCGTCGAGCAAGTCCTGAAACTCGGCATCGACATGTTGCGTGCCCCGGACTTTCTGCAACATCTGCCTCGCCTTCTCGGGTTGGCCTCTCTCGAGGATGGAATTGGGAGTGTCTGGTAGCAGGTATGATCCGGCGGTCATCACTACAGCAGGAACAACTGCCAGAACTAGAGAAAGCCGCCATCCCCATCCGCCTTCGATCTTTGCTGTGCCATAGTTAATAAGGCCTGCAGCTAGAATACCGATTGTAACGGCCATTTGGAAACCAATGTTCAAAGCTCCTCTAATGCTTGCAGGTGCCATTTCGGATAAGTATACAGGAACAGACTGCCATGCCTTGGATAAATTAGTACGTAGTTGGAATTGGAGCATGCAACAACTTTTAATTCACTTACCTGATTAGCAAATCCAACGCCAACACCAAGCAACAAACGGCCAAAGATTAGGACACCAATGTTCATGGCAACACCATTCAAGATGGAACCGATGAGAAAAGCAACAGCTCCAGCTAACATGGAAATTTTGCGGCCAAAGATCCTGGTAACAATGGAGGCAAAGAAGGAGGCGACCAAAGCAGCAAGGTAAAGGGAAGAAGTGAAAAGAGTGAGTAGCTGGCTATCGAATTTGCAGTACTGGTTCTCGGTTTGGGATGCCTTTCTCTGTTGTTCCAAAACACTAGGGAAGAACTTCTTCAGAAAAGGCTCCATTGATGTGACCCCACCTGAGATACCCAGGTCATAGCCGAAGAGCAGACCACCACTGGCAGCAATGAGGCAAGTGCAGATGACGAAGGCGGTGACACGGCCGTCATAGATGTTCACTTTGCTTGCGGCAACAAATCCTCCGCCTTCCATTGCTCCACTACTGCAACACCGTGAGTTTGGAAATGAAGTGAAAAAGACAAAAAGGTTAATTAGAGTAGGTAAGGAGGGTTGCTTAATTGCCTTTCCGGAATGGTGATATGGGTTTAGGGTCTTTCAACGGACAAGTCCCGCATGAATCACCGTTTGAAGGAAAGGAGCAAAATTCTCCTACTCCCCCAATCCTATTTCTTTCATTCAAAACTCTGCCTTCATATATATCGTTTTTACTTGCATTTTGTACTGTCCTATTTCTAACTATATTCTTCTTCCAAAAAATAgccacaaaattatttttatcggTTTGACCACCCTATTTGTCGCCAAGTGATTGATTCAAACATGTTGTCTCCTCAATTAGATTTTTGTCAAACCTAATTTTAGCTGGTCAACAAGTAAAACTTTCACATCCctgcattaaaaattttccccttgttgttaataaataaatttattagaaaaatacaTCAACAAGACTTGAGATGTCAACAATGGCTTAATCACAGCTATATTATGTTTGACCATCAAAATAATGAGCCTTCTGAATTGCTACTCTCTTTTTTTCCGAAACCCAACTTCattaaattacatcaaaataacttttaaaattaaggcTTTACTTCATAACTAAGTTgagaaaataaatcaatttaatttaatttttaaacgcGTTTggataataattatattacactcaacactcaattttaagtaatatactaaattgattttataacttaaattcaatacttatttttttcaatttattaaataatacataaaaatgaattttattaatttagctatcaactaaaaaaatcaaaatagaatatttaataaatttggatatttatttaatttatatttaaagaaaaaaacagttCCAATGTATTCATAGCTAAATCATTTCACATAAATGCGATGTACTCATAGCTAACCTATAAGCATCAAGTCATTTCACATCCACATACAAGTCATTGATCATATACAAATTTAGCTACACATTATAACTcaacacaaaacacaaaacacacATCAACATTTACTAATCCAactataattacaatttaaaagataaaagtgaGGTCAAGAGATACTCAATTATGGTACCGAGTAGCAAGCTTAAATCTATGCACTTCCACTCCCGATCTCTACTTCTTTGACATCAAgtgtttgaaaattataaaacaatgaaatgaaaatagatttgattacaaaatataaaaggtttTACTAAGTAATTGCTAAAATAAAGGAAACttacaataaatttaatttcaaaataaaggg harbors:
- the LOC105764143 gene encoding E3 ubiquitin-protein ligase RING1, whose protein sequence is MSFVGDVSSVGGASTVGVNNKQFFCHQCNRTVSITISPSSDPSCPLCNEGFLEEYENPNLNPGSAFHDPNPNFNPFSDPYLTMSDPVSSFLQLLFPSSSSSSPASVGSTRSGSGDPFAFDPFAFIQGHLSDLRSRGAQIEFVIQSNPSEPGFRIPVNIGDYFIGPGLEQLIQQLAENDPNRYGTPPASKSAMDTLPSVNISKHNLSSEFNQCAVCMDEFEDGTEAKQMPCKHLYHKDCIFPWLELHNSCPVCRHELPTDDPDYERRVRGAQGTGGGNDGSSSGLADNAQRSAGDNRTVERSFRISLPWPFRARGSGSGSGDNAETRQEDLD
- the LOC105764142 gene encoding sugar transport protein 11 — translated: MEGGGFVAASKVNIYDGRVTAFVICTCLIAASGGLLFGYDLGISGGVTSMEPFLKKFFPSVLEQQRKASQTENQYCKFDSQLLTLFTSSLYLAALVASFFASIVTRIFGRKISMLAGAVAFLIGSILNGVAMNIGVLIFGRLLLGVGVGFANQSVPVYLSEMAPASIRGALNIGFQMAVTIGILAAGLINYGTAKIEGGWGWRLSLVLAVVPAVVMTAGSYLLPDTPNSILERGQPEKARQMLQKVRGTQHVDAEFQDLLDATEAAKKVDQPWTSILQPRHRPQLVLCILIPFFQQLTGINVVMFYAPVLFKTLGFGDDASLMSAVISGIVNVLATMVSIYSVDKFGRRMLFLEGGAQMFIFQIAIGTMIAVRFGVNGDGDLSRWDANILLLFICAYVAAFAWSWGPLGWLVPSEICPLEIRSAGQGINVAVNMIFTFIIGQVFLSMLCHMKFGLFFFFAGFVVIMTVFVYYFLPETKNVPIEEINQVWKQHWFWGKYIPDEALVGLSRNDEGRDT